A genomic window from Thunnus thynnus chromosome 12, fThuThy2.1, whole genome shotgun sequence includes:
- the tada1 gene encoding transcriptional adapter 1, which produces MNAMAAHASELEIAKKNLTDAIGDNVKHYWANLKLWFKQKISKEEFDIEARRLLAQENVHVHNDFLLAILTRCQIIVSTPEGAGPLQWQSGSASKPGKPKGKKKCSSRQKFDHRFQPQNPLSAAQPFSPREVGGEEEELRLSAHTLLLPTRGQLEARMMVTAFELGLDNITEDAVGTMIYAVEHHLKDVLTAVISRRKAYRLRDGHFPYAFGSDVTPQPYLKNSLAAYHSVTECPPPSASLPAGPPPQVSPDEAEQQAVHLLACSADSLCAPLPPISMFDLLEALQVHHGVMPSHTMYALNMERILSRLWHPSHEELEQDHVHRQRLAVKEGVLVS; this is translated from the exons ATGAACGCCATGGCAGCTCATGCTAGCGAGCTTGAGATTGCAAAGAAAAATTTAACTGATGCAATTGGAGATAATGTCAAGCA TTACTGGGCAAACCTGAAGTTATGGTTCAAACAGAAGATCAGTAAGGAGGAGTTTGACATTGAGGCACGACGTCTGTTGGCACAGGAGAATG TGCATGTTCACAATGATTTCCTCCTGGCCATTCTTACACGCTGCCAGATCATCGTGTCCACACCAG AGGGTGCAGGGCCATTGCAATGGCAAAGCGGCTCTGCTTCAAAGCCTGGTAAACCAAAAGGGAAGAAGAAATGTTCCTCTAGACAGAAATTTGAT CATCGTTTCCAGCCTCAGAACCCTCTGAGTGCCGCCCAGCCGTTCAGCCCACGGGAGGtgggaggtgaggaggaggagctgcgTCTCAGCGCCCACACTCTTCTGCTGCCCACGCGGGGCCAGCTGGAGGCTCGCATGATGGTGACAGCCTTTGAGCTGGGCCTGGATAACATCACAGAGGACGCCGTCGGTACCATGATCTATGCTGTTGAG CACCACTTGAAAGACGTCTTGACTGCTGTGATTTCCCGGAGGAAGGCGTACCGGTTACGAGATGGTCATTTCCCCTATGCCTTTGGCAGTGATGTCACACCACAGCCTTATCTTAAGAACAGCCTTGCCGCTTATCACAGTGTGACTGAATG TCCCCCTCCAAGTGCTTCTCTACCTGCTGGTCCACCACCCCAAGTGTCACCAGATGAAGCCGAGCAACAAGCTGTTCACTTATTGGCTTGTTCTGCCGACAGTCTTTGCGCGCCCCTCCCACCAATCAGCATGTTTGATCTCCTGGAGGCTTTACAG GTTCACCACGGTGTGATGCCCTCTCACACGATGTATGCCTTGAACATGGAGCGCATCCTGTCGCGGCTTTGGCACCCCAGCCATGAAGAGCTAGAGCAGGACCACGTACACCGACAGCGGCTCGCTGTGAAGGAGGGAGTGCTCGTCAGCTGA